In Serinus canaria isolate serCan28SL12 chromosome 5, serCan2020, whole genome shotgun sequence, the following proteins share a genomic window:
- the ATP5MJ gene encoding ATP synthase subunit ATP5MJ, mitochondrial, translating into MVQTMIPRALKPMKFYFSTVYQEIWVGVGLTTYAYYKISYGGKKSSGNKSSGSGHH; encoded by the exons ATGGTGCAGACCATGATTCCAAGGGCATTGAAACCCATGAAATTCTACTTCTCTACTGTGTATCAAGAAATATGGGTTGGTGTGGGATTAACAACTTATGCCTACTACAAGATTTCCTATGGGG gcaAAAAATCATCAGGAAATA AGTCCTCTGGTTCTGGCCATCATTAA